A single window of Ischnura elegans chromosome 8, ioIscEleg1.1, whole genome shotgun sequence DNA harbors:
- the LOC124163702 gene encoding uncharacterized protein LOC124163702 — MSLNRFKFLLRMLRFDDKRTRVQRMEVDKLAPFRDVFEFVVKECKSNFSVGEYTTIDEMLWAFRGRCGFRQYMRNKPAKYGLKVFSLVDSRTFYALNMEVYLGKQRPGPHEHISLTPSPVVVRLVEPISGSNRNVTYDNWFSSTALSNDLLQNQKLTTVGTIRKNKKEIPPEFLRTKNREVHSSIFGFAKNLTTLVSYVPNKNKVVLLTSTMHHSKSIDNATGEQKKPEIITFYNATKGGVDVVDEMCGNYSVARKTNCWPLTAFYHILHIIGLNSLIICS; from the coding sequence ATGTCTTTGAATCGATTTAAATTTTTGCTTCGAATGCTAAGATTCGATGATAAAAGAACCCGAGTGCAGAGGATGGAAGTGGACAAGTTAGCACCTTTCAGGGATGTTTTTGAATTTGTTGTAAAGGAATGTAAATCAAACTTTTCTGTTGGTGAGTACACAACAATTGACGAAATGTTGTGGGCCTTCCGTGGAAGGTGCGGTTTCAGGCAGTATATGCGGAATAAGCCTGCGAAATATGGTTTGAAGGTGTTTTCATTGGTTGACTCACGAACATTTTATGCACTCAACATGGAAGTATATCTTGGAAAACAACGCCCGGGACCTCATGAACACATAAGTCTAACACCATCTCCAGTAGTAGTCAGGCTTGTCGAACCGATAAGTGGAAGCAACAGAAACGTCACTTATGATAACTGGTTTTCTAGTACTGCCCTTTCTAATGATCTCTTGCAAAATCAAAAACTCACCACAGTTGGGACAAtcaggaaaaacaaaaaagagataccTCCAGAGTTTTTGAGAACTAAGAATCGAGAAGTACACTCGTCAATTTTTGGTTTTGCCAAAAACTTGACAACACTCGTATCTTATGTCCCGAATAAGAACAAGGTTGTTCTATTGACCTCCACCATGCATCACAGTAAAAGTATTGACAATGCCAcaggagaacaaaagaaaccagagataataacattttacaacgccacaaaaggaggagttgatgtggTTGATGAAATGTGTGGCAATTACTCTGTCGCCAGAAAGACAAATTGTTGGCCCCTCACAGCATTTTACCACATTTTACACATCATAGGACTAAACTCTCTCATCATTTGCTCCTGA